A DNA window from Gorilla gorilla gorilla isolate KB3781 chromosome 6, NHGRI_mGorGor1-v2.1_pri, whole genome shotgun sequence contains the following coding sequences:
- the PEG10 gene encoding retrotransposon-derived protein PEG10 isoform 1 (protein translation is dependent on -1 ribosomal frameshift; isoform 1 is encoded by transcript variant 1): protein MRNKRVLKTKKRRSGRGGQDPGLHPHRSEATAGRSPPTPTVTLGPDCPPPPPPPPPNNNNNNNSKHTGHKSACVPNMTERRRDELSEEINNLREKVMKQSEENNNLQSQVQKLTEENTTLREQVEPTPEDEDDDIELRGAAAAAAPPPPIEEECPEDLPEKFDGNPDMLAPFMAQCQIFMEKSTRDFSVDRVRVCFVTSMMTGRAARWASAKLERSHYLMHNYPAFMMEMKHVFEDPQRREVAKRKIRRLRQGMGSVIDYSNAFQMIAQDLDWNEPALIDQYHEGLSDHIQEELSHLEVAKSLSALIGQCIHIERRLARAAAARKPRSPPRALVLPHIASHHQVDPTEPVGGARMRLTQEEKERRRKLNLCLYCGTGGHYADNCPAKASKSSPAGKLPGPAVEGPSATGPEIIRSPQDDASSPHLQVMLQIHLPGRHTLFVRAMIDSGASGNFIDHEYVAQNGIPLRIKDWPILVEAIDGRPIASGPVVHETHDLIVDLGDHREVLSFDVTQSPFFPVVLGVRWLSTHDPNITWSTRSIVFDSEYCRYHCRMYSPIPPSLPPPAPQPPLYYPVDGYRVYQPVRYYYVQNVYTPVDEHVYPDHRLVDPHIEMIPGAHSIPSGHVYSLTEPEMAALRDFVARNVKDGLITPTIAPNGAQVLQVKRGWKLQVSYDCRAPNNFTIQNQYPRLSIPNLEDQAHLATYTEFVPQIPGYQTYPTYAAYPTYPVGFAWYPVGRDGQGRSLYVPVMITWNPHWYRQPPVPQYPPPQPPPPPPPPPPPPSYSTL from the exons ATGCG aaataagcgggttttgaaaacaaaaaaaagaaggagtgGAAGAGGGGGCCAGGATCCAGGCCTCCATCCCCACAGAAGTGAAGCTACAGCTGGGAGgtctcctcccaccccaaccgTCACCCTGGGTCCCGActgcccacctcctcctcctccccctccccccaacaacaacaacaacaacaactccaAGCACACTGGCCATAAGAGTGCGTGTGTCCCCAACATGACCGAACGAAGAAGGGACGAGCTCTCTGAAGAGATCAACAACTTAAGAGAGAAGGTCATGAAGCAGTCGGAGGAGAACAACAACCTGCAGAGCCAGGTGCAGAAGCTCACAGAGGAGAACACCACCCTTCGAGAGCAAGTGGAACCCACCCctgaggatgaggatgatgacATCGAGCTCCGCGGtgctgcagcagctgctgccccACCCCCTCCAATAGAGGAAGAGTGCCCAGAAGACCTCCCAGAGAAGTTCGATGGCAACCCAGACATGCTGGCTCCTTTCATGGCCCAGTGCCAGATCTTCATGGAAAAGAGCACCAGGGATTTCTCAGTTGATCGTGTCCGTGTCTGCTTCGTGACAAGCATGATGACCGGCCGTGCTGCCCGTTGGGCCTCAGCAAAGCTGGAGCGCTCCCACTACCTGATGCACAACTACCCAGCTTTCATGATGGAAATGAAGCATGTCTTTGAAGACCCTCAGAGGCGAGAGGTTGCCAAACGCAAGATCAGACGCCTGCGCCAAGGCATGGGGTCTGTCATCGACTACTCCAATGCTTTCCAGATGATTGCCCAGGACCTGGATTGGAACGAGCCTGCGCTGATTGACCAGTACCACGAGGGCCTCAGCGACCACATTCAGGAGGAGCTCTCCCACCTCGAGGTCGCCAAGTCGCTGTCTGCTCTGATTGGGCAGTGCATTCACATTGAGAGAAGGCTGGCCAGGGCTGCTGCAGCTCGCAAGCCACGCTCGCCACCCCGGGCGCTGGTGTTGCCTCACATTGCAAGCCACCACCAGGTAGATCCAACCGAGCCGGTGGGAGGTGCCCGCATGCGCCTGacccaggaagaaaaagaaagacgcAGAAAGCTGAACCTGTGCCTCTACTGTGGAACAGGAGGTCACTACGCTGACAATTGTCCTGCCAAGGCCTCAAAGTCTTCGCCGGCGGGA AAACTCCCCGGCCCCGCTGTAGAGGGACCTTCAGCGACCGGGCCAGAAATAATAAGGTCCCCACAAGATGATGCCTCATCTCCACACTTGCAAGTGATGCTCCAGATTCATCTTCCGGGCAGACACACCCTGTTCGTCCGAGCCATGATCGATTCTGGTGCTTCTGGCAACTTCATTGATCACGAATATGTTGCTCAAAATGGAATTCCTCTAAGAATCAAGGACTGGCCAATACTTGTGGAAGCAATTGATGGGCGCCCCATAGCATCGGGCCCAGTTGTCCACGAAACTCACGACCTGATAGTTGACCTGGGAGATCACCGAGAGGTGCTGTCATTTGATGTGACTCAGTCTCCATTCTTCCCTGTCGTCCTAGGGGTTCGCTGGCTGAGCACACATGATCCCAATATCACATGGAGCACTCGATCTATCGTCTTTGATTCTGAATACTGCCGCTACCACTGCCGGATGTATTCTCCAATACCACCATCGctcccaccaccagcaccacaacCGCCACTCTATTATCCAGTAGATGGATACAGAGTTTACCAACCAGTGAGGTATTACTATGTCCAGAATGTGTACACTCCAGTAGATGAGCATGTCTACCCAGATCACCGCCTGGTTGACCCTCACATAGAAATGATACCTGGAGCACACAGTATTCCCAGTGGACATGTGTATTCACTGACCGAACCTGAAATGGCAGCTCTTCGAGATTTTGTGGCAAGAAATGTAAAAGATGGGCTAATTACTCCAACGATTGCACCTAATGGAGCCCAAGTTCTCCAGGTGAAGAGGGGGTGGAAACTGCAAGTTTCTTATGATTGCCGAGCTCCAAACAATTTTACTATCCAGAATCAGTATCCTCGCCTATCTATTCCAAATTTAGAAGACCAAGCACACCTGGCAACGTACACTGAATTCGTACCTCAAATACCTGGATACCAAACATACCCCACATATGCCGCGTACCCGACCTACCCAGTAGGATTCGCCTGGTACCCAGTGGGACGAGACGGACAAGGAAGATCACTATATGTACCTGTGATGATCACTTGGAATCCACACTGGTACCGCCAGCCTCCGGTACCACAGTACCCGCCGCCACAGCCGCCGCCTCCACCACCACCGCCGCCACCGCCTCCATCTTACAGTACCCTGTAA
- the PEG10 gene encoding retrotransposon-derived protein PEG10 isoform 2 (isoform 2 is encoded by transcript variant 1): MRNKRVLKTKKRRSGRGGQDPGLHPHRSEATAGRSPPTPTVTLGPDCPPPPPPPPPNNNNNNNSKHTGHKSACVPNMTERRRDELSEEINNLREKVMKQSEENNNLQSQVQKLTEENTTLREQVEPTPEDEDDDIELRGAAAAAAPPPPIEEECPEDLPEKFDGNPDMLAPFMAQCQIFMEKSTRDFSVDRVRVCFVTSMMTGRAARWASAKLERSHYLMHNYPAFMMEMKHVFEDPQRREVAKRKIRRLRQGMGSVIDYSNAFQMIAQDLDWNEPALIDQYHEGLSDHIQEELSHLEVAKSLSALIGQCIHIERRLARAAAARKPRSPPRALVLPHIASHHQVDPTEPVGGARMRLTQEEKERRRKLNLCLYCGTGGHYADNCPAKASKSSPAGNSPAPL; encoded by the exons ATGCG aaataagcgggttttgaaaacaaaaaaaagaaggagtgGAAGAGGGGGCCAGGATCCAGGCCTCCATCCCCACAGAAGTGAAGCTACAGCTGGGAGgtctcctcccaccccaaccgTCACCCTGGGTCCCGActgcccacctcctcctcctccccctccccccaacaacaacaacaacaacaactccaAGCACACTGGCCATAAGAGTGCGTGTGTCCCCAACATGACCGAACGAAGAAGGGACGAGCTCTCTGAAGAGATCAACAACTTAAGAGAGAAGGTCATGAAGCAGTCGGAGGAGAACAACAACCTGCAGAGCCAGGTGCAGAAGCTCACAGAGGAGAACACCACCCTTCGAGAGCAAGTGGAACCCACCCctgaggatgaggatgatgacATCGAGCTCCGCGGtgctgcagcagctgctgccccACCCCCTCCAATAGAGGAAGAGTGCCCAGAAGACCTCCCAGAGAAGTTCGATGGCAACCCAGACATGCTGGCTCCTTTCATGGCCCAGTGCCAGATCTTCATGGAAAAGAGCACCAGGGATTTCTCAGTTGATCGTGTCCGTGTCTGCTTCGTGACAAGCATGATGACCGGCCGTGCTGCCCGTTGGGCCTCAGCAAAGCTGGAGCGCTCCCACTACCTGATGCACAACTACCCAGCTTTCATGATGGAAATGAAGCATGTCTTTGAAGACCCTCAGAGGCGAGAGGTTGCCAAACGCAAGATCAGACGCCTGCGCCAAGGCATGGGGTCTGTCATCGACTACTCCAATGCTTTCCAGATGATTGCCCAGGACCTGGATTGGAACGAGCCTGCGCTGATTGACCAGTACCACGAGGGCCTCAGCGACCACATTCAGGAGGAGCTCTCCCACCTCGAGGTCGCCAAGTCGCTGTCTGCTCTGATTGGGCAGTGCATTCACATTGAGAGAAGGCTGGCCAGGGCTGCTGCAGCTCGCAAGCCACGCTCGCCACCCCGGGCGCTGGTGTTGCCTCACATTGCAAGCCACCACCAGGTAGATCCAACCGAGCCGGTGGGAGGTGCCCGCATGCGCCTGacccaggaagaaaaagaaagacgcAGAAAGCTGAACCTGTGCCTCTACTGTGGAACAGGAGGTCACTACGCTGACAATTGTCCTGCCAAGGCCTCAAAGTCTTCGCCGGCGGGAAACTCCCCGGCCCCGCTGTAG